In one window of Blastopirellula marina DNA:
- a CDS encoding DUF1501 domain-containing protein → MTRSTNSASRRAFLVASASGFAGLHFGMPQLTSAAEPPYTQAAAMKEQGGGKAKSVILFFLCGGASHVDTWDMKPQAPAEYRGPFRPASTAAPGLQLCEHLPQLAKQAQHLAVIRSVCGTVNTNDHHAGYYYNLTGHVPDTTFKTEGNDRRPYADDWPFMGSVVASRRGDRGGLPNAMTLPHKPSKAPYTRPGQFAARLGVEFDPLYVQGSLEEPLKFQVPSLVLAGDVSADQLRSRQQLLEKLDVARGQFENSPIERTWKQHQERTLNLLLSSQTSQVFDVASEPESIRTRYGTGINAMSLLLARRMVEAEVPFITVFWKENEALKSKCKSAGGWDTHGNNFNCLQNYLLPEFDQAFSALIEDLSQRNLLDQTLLVVNSEMGRTPKIGDPRSGGVGGAGRDHWTHCQSVLMAGGGIQGGHAFGSSDRLGEHPAEHPLTPADIAKTVYYAAGVDNLQAHDGQGRPYNLLEEGHAIKELF, encoded by the coding sequence ATGACACGATCAACCAACTCCGCTAGTCGCCGTGCCTTTTTGGTTGCTTCCGCTTCCGGATTTGCCGGACTCCACTTCGGAATGCCTCAGCTGACATCGGCTGCCGAGCCACCGTACACCCAAGCCGCGGCCATGAAAGAGCAGGGGGGCGGTAAAGCGAAATCGGTGATCCTCTTCTTCCTATGCGGCGGCGCTTCGCACGTTGATACCTGGGACATGAAGCCGCAAGCTCCTGCCGAGTATCGCGGGCCGTTTCGGCCTGCATCAACTGCCGCGCCGGGACTTCAGCTGTGCGAACACTTACCTCAGCTGGCCAAGCAAGCCCAGCACTTAGCCGTGATTCGCTCGGTTTGCGGAACAGTAAACACCAACGACCATCATGCCGGTTACTATTACAACTTAACAGGGCATGTGCCAGATACCACGTTCAAGACCGAGGGCAACGATCGCCGTCCTTACGCGGACGACTGGCCGTTCATGGGATCGGTGGTTGCCTCGCGACGAGGCGACCGTGGCGGTCTGCCCAACGCGATGACTTTACCACACAAGCCAAGCAAAGCTCCCTACACGAGGCCTGGCCAATTCGCGGCGCGACTCGGTGTTGAGTTCGATCCGCTGTACGTTCAAGGAAGTCTCGAAGAACCATTGAAGTTCCAGGTTCCTTCCCTGGTACTCGCCGGAGACGTTTCAGCCGATCAGCTCCGTTCGCGGCAACAATTGCTTGAGAAGCTCGATGTCGCGCGCGGCCAGTTTGAGAACTCGCCCATCGAGCGAACTTGGAAACAGCATCAAGAACGAACCTTGAACCTGCTGCTCTCGTCACAAACCTCGCAAGTATTCGACGTCGCAAGCGAACCAGAATCCATTCGTACGCGCTACGGCACTGGCATCAACGCAATGAGCTTGCTGCTTGCTCGCCGCATGGTCGAAGCGGAAGTCCCGTTCATAACCGTCTTCTGGAAAGAGAACGAAGCTCTCAAGAGCAAATGCAAGAGTGCTGGCGGCTGGGACACGCATGGCAACAACTTCAACTGCTTGCAAAATTACTTGCTGCCTGAGTTTGACCAGGCGTTCTCTGCCTTAATCGAAGACCTGTCGCAGCGGAACTTGTTAGATCAAACGCTGTTGGTCGTGAACAGCGAGATGGGACGCACGCCGAAGATTGGTGATCCCCGTTCTGGTGGCGTGGGTGGTGCTGGCCGCGATCACTGGACGCATTGCCAAAGCGTGCTCATGGCCGGAGGCGGGATCCAAGGTGGTCACGCTTTCGGTTCGAGTGATCGCCTCGGGGAACACCCGGCCGAACATCCCCTAACGCCAGCGGATATTGCGAAGACCGTTTACTACGCAGCAGGTGTCGATAACTTGCAAGCTCACGACGGACAAGGACGCCCCTACAACTTGCTTGAAGAAGGACACGCGATCAAAGAATTGTTCTGA
- a CDS encoding DUF1501 domain-containing protein, with protein MLSFQANSTTLCDRITRREWLRVGGLGAFGLSAGSLRSASAAQPAATGELAASFGKAKRCIVLFMLGGPPQHETWDPKPQAPTEIRGDFGTIATATPGYHVGELMPQTAKLTEQIAVLRAMATDDNAHSSSGYWMLTGRPHSPKGQENALPGAPNNWPSLPAVVRHLKGDHTSLPGAIRLPEEIWNTGRIVWPGQDAGWLGDHADPWLVTCDPNKADFHVPDIGLPVEISPERFSRRNALRNFMNEHVPSIANTPVKRWASWQHKAVELLGSTGAQSAFALDQENAAIRDRYGRNRFGQSVLLARRLIEQGVSLVQVNWTRWKDDENVAPAWDTHAKNAERLKNALMPPMDQAYSALLEDLSERGMLEDTLVVWMGEFGRSPKINASGGRDHWGHCFSVALAGGGVRGGVVHGQSDRQGGYPLDGRVEPQDLSATVYHCLGIDPETTIRDPFGRPLTITTGQPIRAVL; from the coding sequence ATGCTCTCGTTTCAAGCAAATAGCACCACACTTTGCGATCGCATTACGCGACGTGAATGGCTTCGCGTGGGAGGTCTCGGTGCGTTTGGCCTGTCGGCAGGCTCGCTTCGTTCGGCCAGTGCGGCGCAACCAGCAGCGACCGGGGAACTTGCTGCATCATTTGGCAAGGCAAAACGCTGCATTGTTTTGTTCATGCTGGGTGGTCCGCCGCAACATGAGACCTGGGATCCCAAACCGCAAGCTCCAACCGAGATTCGCGGCGACTTCGGCACCATCGCAACCGCAACGCCTGGTTACCATGTTGGCGAACTCATGCCGCAAACGGCAAAGCTCACCGAACAGATCGCGGTACTTCGGGCGATGGCAACCGACGACAACGCCCACTCATCAAGTGGCTATTGGATGTTAACCGGCCGTCCTCATTCGCCGAAAGGGCAAGAGAACGCCTTGCCTGGCGCGCCCAATAATTGGCCTTCCCTTCCTGCCGTGGTACGTCATCTGAAAGGGGACCACACCAGCTTGCCAGGTGCAATCCGTTTACCGGAAGAGATCTGGAACACGGGGCGCATTGTCTGGCCAGGGCAAGATGCCGGGTGGCTGGGCGATCATGCAGATCCTTGGCTTGTGACGTGCGACCCCAACAAGGCCGACTTCCATGTGCCAGATATCGGGCTGCCGGTCGAGATTTCGCCGGAACGGTTCTCCCGACGAAACGCGCTGCGTAACTTCATGAACGAACACGTGCCATCGATTGCCAATACGCCAGTGAAACGGTGGGCAAGCTGGCAGCACAAAGCGGTCGAACTACTCGGATCGACTGGAGCTCAATCCGCGTTCGCACTCGATCAAGAAAACGCAGCGATACGTGACCGATATGGCCGCAACCGTTTTGGCCAGAGCGTGTTACTTGCACGTCGACTCATCGAACAAGGTGTGTCTCTGGTGCAAGTCAATTGGACTCGCTGGAAGGATGACGAAAACGTTGCTCCAGCCTGGGATACGCACGCTAAGAATGCCGAGCGACTTAAGAACGCATTGATGCCGCCGATGGACCAGGCTTACTCCGCTCTCCTGGAAGACCTTAGTGAGCGTGGCATGCTCGAAGATACGCTCGTCGTTTGGATGGGAGAATTCGGCCGGTCGCCGAAGATCAACGCCAGTGGTGGTCGTGATCATTGGGGTCACTGTTTCTCGGTCGCACTAGCCGGTGGAGGAGTCCGAGGCGGCGTTGTTCACGGACAATCGGATCGTCAGGGAGGTTATCCGTTGGATGGTCGCGTCGAACCTCAAGACTTATCTGCTACTGTTTACCACTGCTTGGGAATCGATCCAGAAACTACGATCCGCGATCCTTTTGGACGTCCACTCACGATCACAACTGGCCAACCGATTCGCGCTGTCCTGTAG